The sequence below is a genomic window from Rhodospirillales bacterium.
GTAACCATCAAAACCCGACCCGGCGTTACCCTTAAATTCATCTTGCGTGGTGCGCGCGCGGGCAATCTGCCCATTGCCATTTTGTTTGCCGGTGGCGGTGGGGATATCAATCTGGACAATTGGGATGGGTCCGGGAATCCGGCCGGGAATTTTTTGGTGCGCACCCGGAAACATTGGGTGAAGCACGATTTGTTGGTCGCCGTCCCCGATGCCCCATCAGACCAAAAAAGCGGCATGTTTCGGTGGCGGACCAGCAAGGATCACACGACAGACATCCGCGCCTTGATCAAACATCTTCGCAAATACACCTCCGGGCCGGCCTTCCTGATCGGCACCAGCCGGGGCACCATTTCTGCAGCGGGCATTGCGGGTAATATGGCCCCGAATAAATTGGGCGGTATTGTTTTGACAGCCACCGTCACGCGTTACAATGCGGGCGGTGATAAGGACCGGCTGGAAAGCGCCAATCTTGCCAACATCAAAGTCCCGGTGCTGTTTGCCCACCACAAAGACGATGCGTGCGATGTCACCCGGTTTGAAGACTTGCCCGCATTGGCCAAAAAAATCACCCGCGCACCAAAGGTGGCAATCAGGGGCTATAGCGGTGATGGCGGAAAAAGTTATCGCGGGTCTGAATGTGCCTCAAAAACTGCCCACGGTTTTCGCGGCATCGAAAAACAGGTGGTCCGCGAAACCGCTGAATGGATTCACGAAATCGCGGGCACGCCCCGTTAATCTTCTAATTCGTCAATCAAGCCTGAGACCATTTCCAATCCCCGGCCCCAAAAGGCAGGGTTGGCGGCATTTAAACCAAAGGGCTTTAGCAATTCGCCATGGCGCAATGTGCCGCCGGAACGCAGCATGGTCAGGTATTTCTCCCTGAAGCCATCGGGTTTGGCTTCGAAGGTTGCGTAAAGGGAATTCACCAGACAATCGCCAAAGGCATAGGCATAGACATAAAATGGCGAATGGATGAAATGGGGAATATAGGCCCAGTACCACCGGTAATCCCCATCCAGTTTCAAGGCCGGGCCCAAACTTTCGCGCTGCACCGCAAGCCAGATGTCAGACAAGGCATCGGCCGTTAATTCGCCATCCCGCCGAGCCCCATGCACGCGGCGTTCAAAATCGTAAAAGGCGATCTGGCGCACCACCGTGTTCAACATGTCTTCGACCTTGCCCGCGATCAACGTTCTGCGCACCGCACCATTGGTTTCTTCTGCCAACATTTTACGGAACGTCAGCATTTCTCCGAACACCGATGCGGTTTCGGCGAGGGTCAGGGGGGTATCAGACATCAAATGGCCCTGGGGGCCTGCCAGAACCTGATGAACCCCGTGGCCCAGTTCATGGGCAAGGGTCATCACATCACGGCTTTTGCCCTGATAGTTCATCAAGATATAGGGATGCACACTGGGCACAGTTGGATGGGAAAAAGCCCCCGATTCCTTACCCGCCCGGACGCCCGCATCAATCCAGCGTTTATCAAAAAAGCCTTTGGCAACAGATGCCATTTCCGGTGAAAAATCCCCGTAGGCCGACAGCACCATGTCTCTCGCGCGGGTCCAGGGGATGGTTTTGTCTGCCGATTTTGGAAGCGGCGCATTGCGGTCCCAATAATCCAGACGTTTCTTTCCCATCCAGCCCGCCTTCATCCGGTAATAGCGGTGCGACAATTTGGGGTATGCCTTTTTGACCGAATTAACCAGCGCATCCACCACCTTGTCTTCAACATAATTGGACAGGTTTCGCGATGATTGCGGTTCTTTGAATCCGCGCCAGCGGTCTTCCACTTCCTTGTCTTTCGCCAAGGTGTTGGTGATCAGCGCAAAAGTCCGGGCATTTTCACCCATGACCTTGCCCACCACCTGAGCGGCGCGCTTGCGCACTGGGGCCTTTGGGCTTGAAAGCAGGTCCAGCGCTTCTGCCTCGGTCAATTTTTTATTGCCAATGGGAAAGCGCAGCGATGCCTGGGTTTCATCGAACAGGCGCACCCATGCAGCACGCCCGGATGGTGATTTTTCATGGAGCAATTTTTCCATGTCGTCTGAAAGTTCATGGGCCCGCCAGGCACGCACATCGCGCAGCCATGATGCGTAATGCTTAAGGGCCGGGGATTTTAATTTCTGTTTGATGGCCTGATTAGGCAAGCGGTTAATCTCAAGGGTGAAAAACAACAACCGGGTGGCAATGGCATTCACCCGTTCCGACGTGGTCTGAAAGAACTGGCCGATAGACGCATCGGTGACCGAGCAGGCATACAGCAATTGGGCGTAAGACATGATTTTGGAAAGGATTTCATCCAGTGCTTCAAATTCAGCCACGCTTGCGCCCAGTTTGGCACCCGAAAGTGATTTAATCCGGCCCTTATTGACCTTTTCAAATGCCACGGCCAATTTTTCCGCCCGGGCGAGATCACGGGCCATCACCTTTGAACCGGGGCCTGAATACAAATCATCCAGATTCCAGCGTGGTAAGGTTCCAATACCACCGCTTCTTTTTGCAGTTTTTGCCTGTTTTGCCATAATCTATCTGTGCCTTTTCCTGTTTGAACCTGCATTATAAACCATCAACGTTGGTAAAAAGAGAAACCCTTGGAAAAAAATACTTCCTCTACGCCCTCCAATGATCGTGCCGCCGATCCCGGAGCCATGAATACCCTTGTGGAGATGTTTTTTCATCAGGCTGAAAAGCTGGGGGATGCACCCTTTCTTCATGGCCGCGAAGATCGCAAGAAGGGCTCTAGAAACCGGGCATGGCGAAGCTTCAGTTGGGAACAAGCGGCCAACCAGACCCGCGCGCTTGCAGGGAATTTGGCGGCCATGGGCATTAAACCCGGCGACCGGGTCG
It includes:
- a CDS encoding M3 family oligoendopeptidase, with translation MAKQAKTAKRSGGIGTLPRWNLDDLYSGPGSKVMARDLARAEKLAVAFEKVNKGRIKSLSGAKLGASVAEFEALDEILSKIMSYAQLLYACSVTDASIGQFFQTTSERVNAIATRLLFFTLEINRLPNQAIKQKLKSPALKHYASWLRDVRAWRAHELSDDMEKLLHEKSPSGRAAWVRLFDETQASLRFPIGNKKLTEAEALDLLSSPKAPVRKRAAQVVGKVMGENARTFALITNTLAKDKEVEDRWRGFKEPQSSRNLSNYVEDKVVDALVNSVKKAYPKLSHRYYRMKAGWMGKKRLDYWDRNAPLPKSADKTIPWTRARDMVLSAYGDFSPEMASVAKGFFDKRWIDAGVRAGKESGAFSHPTVPSVHPYILMNYQGKSRDVMTLAHELGHGVHQVLAGPQGHLMSDTPLTLAETASVFGEMLTFRKMLAEETNGAVRRTLIAGKVEDMLNTVVRQIAFYDFERRVHGARRDGELTADALSDIWLAVQRESLGPALKLDGDYRWYWAYIPHFIHSPFYVYAYAFGDCLVNSLYATFEAKPDGFREKYLTMLRSGGTLRHGELLKPFGLNAANPAFWGRGLEMVSGLIDELED
- a CDS encoding alpha/beta hydrolase, with the protein product MPPKSVRCPINSSGLFAFLFAVLLFPAPALAEDVVTIKTRPGVTLKFILRGARAGNLPIAILFAGGGGDINLDNWDGSGNPAGNFLVRTRKHWVKHDLLVAVPDAPSDQKSGMFRWRTSKDHTTDIRALIKHLRKYTSGPAFLIGTSRGTISAAGIAGNMAPNKLGGIVLTATVTRYNAGGDKDRLESANLANIKVPVLFAHHKDDACDVTRFEDLPALAKKITRAPKVAIRGYSGDGGKSYRGSECASKTAHGFRGIEKQVVRETAEWIHEIAGTPR